The following are encoded together in the Phenylobacterium sp. NIBR 498073 genome:
- a CDS encoding xanthine dehydrogenase family protein molybdopterin-binding subunit, with translation MADGSQLASANRRDVLAGAGLVLSFAVAGKAGAAEAAQGGGKLNAYVRVAPDNSVTIVSKNPEIGQGIKTMLPMLIAEELDVDWSQVRTEQAMNDFATYGRQFAGGSMATPLHWDELRRVGAAARMMLVAAAAQGWGVPATECTTAGGVVHHAASKRKATYGSLATKAAQVTVPDLKTVPLKDPKDYKIIGKPLRQVDTDAIVTGKPLFGIDVVVPGMLYATYEKAPVFGAKVAGADLAAAKGVKGVREAFVVEGGTALDGLLPGVAVVADSWWAARKGRDKLNTRWEQHPTSAQSSAGFSAQAAELAKGAPGKTERNDGDVEAALKGAAKTVEAAYAYPFISHANLEPQNCTAHFKDGKVEIWAPTQNPEPGRQLVAKTLGVAPEAVTIHMIRCGGGFGRRLMNDYMVEAAWISKQAGAPVKLLWTREDDMRHDFYRPAGWHFLKGAVNAAGEVVGWRDHFVTLGENGAAARSAGMSPTEFPARFVPNFRYDLSMIPCGVPTGPLRAPGSNAIAFVVQSFIDELAHAAGADPVAFRLKLLGDKPVVGEAPSGYAAGRMAAVVKLAAEKAGWGRTLPKGSGLGIAFHYSHLGYFAEVVEAAVAPDGAIKVVKVWVAADVGRQIINPFGALNQIEGSVLDGLSGALHQSITIENGAAVESNFTDYPLMRINEAPPIETHFIKSDNSPTGLGEPALPPIVPALCNAIFAATGKRIRQLPIDTAMLKSG, from the coding sequence ATGGCGGACGGATCCCAGCTTGCTTCGGCCAATCGCCGCGACGTCCTGGCCGGCGCGGGCCTGGTGCTGTCATTCGCGGTCGCGGGCAAGGCCGGCGCCGCCGAGGCCGCCCAGGGCGGCGGCAAGCTCAACGCCTATGTGCGCGTGGCCCCCGACAACAGCGTGACCATCGTCTCCAAGAACCCGGAGATCGGCCAGGGCATCAAGACCATGCTGCCGATGCTGATCGCCGAGGAACTCGACGTCGACTGGAGCCAGGTCCGCACCGAGCAGGCGATGAACGACTTCGCCACCTACGGTCGCCAGTTCGCCGGCGGCAGCATGGCCACGCCCCTGCACTGGGACGAGTTGCGCCGGGTCGGCGCGGCGGCGCGGATGATGCTGGTGGCGGCCGCGGCGCAGGGCTGGGGCGTGCCGGCCACCGAGTGCACGACCGCCGGCGGCGTCGTCCATCACGCCGCCTCCAAGCGCAAGGCGACCTATGGCTCGCTGGCGACCAAGGCCGCGCAAGTCACGGTGCCGGACCTGAAGACCGTGCCGCTGAAGGACCCCAAGGACTACAAGATCATCGGCAAGCCGCTGCGCCAGGTCGACACCGACGCGATCGTCACCGGCAAGCCGCTTTTCGGCATCGACGTGGTCGTCCCCGGGATGCTCTACGCCACCTACGAGAAGGCGCCGGTGTTCGGGGCCAAGGTCGCCGGCGCGGATCTCGCCGCGGCCAAGGGCGTCAAGGGCGTGCGGGAGGCCTTCGTGGTCGAGGGCGGGACTGCGCTCGACGGCCTGCTGCCCGGCGTGGCGGTGGTGGCCGACAGCTGGTGGGCGGCGCGCAAGGGCCGCGACAAGCTGAACACCCGGTGGGAGCAGCATCCGACCTCGGCGCAGTCGTCGGCCGGTTTCTCGGCCCAGGCGGCGGAGCTGGCCAAGGGCGCGCCCGGCAAGACCGAGCGCAATGACGGCGACGTCGAGGCGGCCCTGAAGGGCGCGGCCAAGACGGTGGAGGCGGCCTACGCCTACCCGTTCATCTCGCACGCCAACCTCGAGCCGCAGAACTGCACGGCCCACTTCAAGGACGGCAAGGTCGAAATCTGGGCGCCGACCCAGAACCCCGAGCCGGGCCGCCAGCTGGTCGCCAAGACCCTCGGCGTCGCCCCCGAGGCGGTGACCATCCACATGATCCGCTGCGGCGGCGGCTTCGGCCGGCGGCTGATGAACGACTACATGGTCGAGGCCGCCTGGATCTCCAAGCAGGCCGGCGCGCCGGTGAAGCTGCTCTGGACGCGTGAAGACGACATGCGCCACGACTTCTATCGGCCGGCCGGCTGGCACTTCCTCAAGGGCGCGGTGAACGCGGCCGGCGAGGTGGTGGGCTGGCGCGACCACTTCGTGACCCTCGGCGAAAACGGCGCGGCCGCACGCAGCGCCGGCATGTCGCCGACCGAGTTCCCGGCCCGCTTCGTGCCGAACTTTCGCTATGACCTGTCGATGATCCCGTGCGGCGTGCCGACCGGACCGCTGCGCGCGCCGGGCTCCAACGCCATCGCCTTCGTCGTGCAGTCGTTCATCGACGAACTGGCCCACGCCGCCGGCGCCGATCCTGTCGCGTTCCGACTGAAGCTTCTTGGCGACAAGCCGGTGGTCGGGGAGGCGCCGTCGGGCTACGCGGCCGGCCGCATGGCGGCGGTGGTCAAACTGGCCGCCGAGAAGGCGGGCTGGGGACGGACGCTGCCCAAGGGCTCGGGCCTGGGGATCGCCTTCCACTACAGCCACCTGGGCTACTTCGCCGAAGTGGTCGAGGCGGCGGTGGCTCCGGACGGCGCGATCAAGGTCGTCAAGGTCTGGGTCGCCGCCGACGTCGGACGGCAGATCATCAATCCGTTCGGCGCCCTGAACCAGATCGAGGGATCGGTGCTGGACGGCCTGTCGGGCGCGCTGCACCAGTCCATCACCATCGAGAACGGGGCGGCGGTCGAGAGCAACTTCACCGACTACCCGCTGATGCGCATCAACGAGGCGCCGCCGATCGAGACGCACTTCATCAAGTCGGACAATTCGCCGACCGGGCTGGGCGAACCGGCGCTGCCGCCGATTGTCCCGGCCTTGTGCAACGCGATCTTCGCCGCCACCGGAAAACGCATTCGTCAGCTTCCGATCGATACGGCCATGCTCAAGAGTGGCTAA
- a CDS encoding (2Fe-2S)-binding protein, whose protein sequence is MAFKLNVNGKVLSADVDGDTPLLWVLRDTLGILGPKYGCGVAQCGACTVHIDGAPMRSCTIPVEGLGQSKIVTIEGVGASAVGQKVQAAWSELDVAQCGYCQAGQIMSASALLAEKPKPTDADIDEAMAGNICRCATYTRIRAAIKLASGQKTEA, encoded by the coding sequence ATGGCCTTCAAGCTCAATGTGAATGGCAAGGTGCTGTCGGCGGACGTCGACGGCGACACGCCTCTTCTCTGGGTGCTCCGCGACACCCTCGGCATACTCGGTCCCAAGTACGGTTGCGGCGTCGCCCAGTGCGGGGCCTGCACGGTCCATATCGACGGCGCGCCGATGCGTTCGTGCACGATCCCGGTCGAGGGGCTCGGGCAATCGAAGATCGTCACCATCGAGGGCGTCGGCGCCAGCGCCGTCGGCCAGAAGGTGCAGGCCGCCTGGAGCGAACTGGACGTCGCCCAATGCGGGTACTGCCAAGCCGGCCAGATCATGTCGGCGAGCGCGCTGCTGGCCGAGAAGCCGAAGCCGACCGACGCCGACATCGACGAGGCGATGGCGGGGAACATCTGCCGCTGCGCGACCTACACGCGCATCCGCGCGGCCATCAAGCTGGCCTCCGGCCAGAAGACGGAGGCCTGA